From one Melospiza melodia melodia isolate bMelMel2 chromosome 4, bMelMel2.pri, whole genome shotgun sequence genomic stretch:
- the LOC134416978 gene encoding uncharacterized protein LOC134416978 isoform X1: MATDSEPGRRHRRCCAQDTPDAPKVPDCRGDSDGPRRGSLCERHCAAINNAQGDLGELGCHLHRPRGPPATSTPSCCQQHSEEVCESCLVKTTLTAENAVEANKLSNNYKFGFKKWKSHVTARPWEDRSEIVKELYSDLNIVRGPAGSTLTCGNVLYLLLFGWWLSLLYVLVATMMFITVMGAPYGRLCWDLAGYFLWPFGKVIQKVEVPKSQQACEAGVGESSALLGGPTAPRWSPRCRLGTESWHRASAALWLCLGYPLLALAHGLVCVTAWLLIVLIPVAKLSARAASRVLPLPPERVLIRGLRMTEVPLEGEVILCCYRAANPYYYKYAVDGINVFAVNLLPLVLVTLVLGYVDSPNHLTGSAVKFTLALLSIMPLSYYIGMAIASISAQSNFAVGAVVNATFGSITELTFYITALIKGSREGNRCYAEVVKSALTGTLVGCVLFGLCMVIGGIRHQEQRFNSRSAGVSSALLFLSVGGVFAPTLFSKVYGKLVCGECHNVTQNPLGHYLCHNCHFDLMDNNGTLYYSHVQPLVYTVSILLPAAYLVGLFFTLKTHTHIYDIHISDCHMPGHHHSAVVHWSRWRALVILLLSTLCMSACADLATEHISPILTNSTISQYFIGVTVLAMVPELPEIVNGIQFALQNNLSLSIEIGNCIAVQVCMLQIPILVLFTIFYPTNFTLVFSDLHVYASMFSVVLMNYIFMDGKCDYFQGTVLVMVYFILLAVYFFAPSPSGC, encoded by the exons ATGGCCACCGACAGCGAGcccggccgccgccaccgccgctgctgcgcGCAGGACACGCCcg ATGCTCCCAAGGTCCCGGATTGCCGCGGTGACAGCGACGGTCCCCGCCGGGGCTCCCTCTGCGAGCGGCACTGCGCTGCCATCAACAACGCGCAGGGCGACCTGGGGGAGCTAGGCTGCCACCTGCACCGGCCCCGCGGCCCCCCAG CCACGTCCACCCcgtcctgctgccagcagcactcgGAGGAGGTGTGCGAGAGCTGCCTGGTGAAAACCACCCTGACGGCCGAGAACGCTGTGGAGGCCAACAAGCTCTCCAACAACTACAAG tttgGCTTCAAGAAATGGAAGAGCCACGTGACGGCACGGCCCTGGGAGGACCGGTCAGAGATTGTCAAGGAGCTCTACTCTGACCTCAACATCGTCAGAGGCCCTGCAg GGTCCACGCTGACGTGTGGGAATGTCCTTTACCTGCTGCTCTTTGGCTGGTGGCTCTCGCTCCTCTACGTCCTCGTGGCTACCATGATGTTCATCACTGTCATGGGGGCTCCTTATG GGAGGCTCTGCTGGGACCTGGCCGGGTATTTCCTCTGGCCCTTTGGCAAAGTGATCCAGAAGGTGGAG gtgcccaaatcccagcaggcgTGCGAGGCCGGCGTGGGGGAGAGCTCAGCCCTGCTCGGGGGTCCCACGGCGCCGCGCTGGAGCCCACGGTGCCGGCTGGGCACCGAATCCTGG CACCGTGCCAGCGCTgcgctgtggctgtgcctggggtACCCGCTGCTGGCCCTGGCCCACGGGCTCGTGTGTGTCACCGCCTGGCTCCTCATCGTCCTCATCCCCGTGGCCAAGCTGAGCGCCCGTGCCGCCTCCCGCGTGCTGCCGCTGCCCCCGGAGCGCGTGCTCATCCGGGGCCTGAGGATG aCAGAGGTGCCTCTGGAGGGAGAGGTCATTCTCTGCTGTTACCGCGCTGCCAACCCCTACTACTACAAATACGCCGTGGATGGCATCAACGTCTTTGCTGTCA AcctgctgcccctggtgctggtgACGCTGGTGCTGGGCTACGTGGACAGCCCCAACCACCTGACGGGCTCCGCCGTGAAGTTCACCCTGGCCCTGCTCTCCATCATGCCCCTCTCCTACTACATCGGCATGGCCATCGCCAG CATCTCGGCCCAGAGCAACTTCGCGGTGGGGGCGGTGGTGAACGCCACGTTCGGCTCCATCACCGAGCTCACCTTCTACATCACCGCCCTCATCAAGGGCTCGCGCGAGGGCAACCGCTGCTACGCCGAGGTGGTCAAGTCAGCGCTGACAGGGACCCTGGTGGGCTGTGTCCTCTTT GGTCTGTGCATGGTGATCGGGGGCATCCGGCACCAGGAGCAGCGGTTCAACAGCCGCTCTGCGGGCGTCAGCTCGGCCCTGCTCTTCCTCTCCGTGGGAG gtgtcTTTGCCCCAACGCTCTTCTCCAAGGTCTATGGGAAGCTGGTCTGTGGCGAGTGCCACAACGTCACCCAGAACCCGCTGGGCCACTACCTCTGCCACAACTGTCACTTTGACCTG ATGGACAACAACGGCACCCTCTACTACAGCCACGTCCA ACCCCTGGTGTACACGGTgtccatcctgctccctgctgcctaCCTCGTCGGGCTCTTCTTCACCCTCAAAACCCACACGCACATCTACGACATCCACATCAGCGACTGCCACA TGCCTGGCCACCACCACAGTGCCGTGGTGCACTGGTCCCGCTGGCGGGCCCTGGTCATCCTCCTGCTCTCCACCCTCTGCATGTCGGCCTGTGCTGACCTGGCCACGGAGCACATCAGCCCCATCCTCACCAACTCCACCATCTCACAG TACTTCATCGGTGTCACCGTGCTGGCAATGGTGCCTGAGCTGCCAGAGATTGTCAATGGCATCCAGTTTGCCCTGCAGAATAATCTGAGCTTGAG caTCGAGATTGGGAACTGCATTGCGGTGCAGGTCTGCATGCTCCAGATCCCCATCCTGGTGCTCTTCACCATCTTCTAC ccgaCCAACTTCACGCTCGTCTTCAGCGACCTCCACGTCTATGCCAGCATGTTCAGCGTGGTGCTCATGAACTACATCTTCATGGATGGCAAATGTGACTATTTCCAAG GCACGGTGCTGGTGATGGTTTACTTCATCCTGCTGGCCGTGTATTTCTTCGCCCCGTCGCCCAGCGGCTGCTGA
- the LOC134416978 gene encoding uncharacterized protein LOC134416978 isoform X2 produces MATDSEPGRRHRRCCAQDTPDAPKVPDCRGDSDGPRRGSLCERHCAAINNAQGDLGELGCHLHRPRGPPATSTPSCCQQHSEEVCESCLVKTTLTAENAVEANKLSNNYKFGFKKWKSHVTARPWEDRSEIVKELYSDLNIVRGPAGSTLTCGNVLYLLLFGWWLSLLYVLVATMMFITVMGAPYGRLCWDLAGYFLWPFGKVIQKVEVPKSQQACEAGVGESSALLGGPTAPRWSPRCRLGTESWHRASAALWLCLGYPLLALAHGLVCVTAWLLIVLIPVAKLSARAASRVLPLPPERVLIRGLRMTEVPLEGEVILCCYRAANPYYYKYAVDGINVFAVNLLPLVLVTLVLGYVDSPNHLTGSAVKFTLALLSIMPLSYYIGMAIASISAQSNFAVGAVVNATFGSITELTFYITALIKGSREGNRCYAEVVKSALTGTLVGCVLFVPGLCMVIGGIRHQEQRFNSRSAGVSSALLFLSVGGVFAPTLFSKVYGKLVCGECHNVTQNPLGHYLCHNCHFDLMDNNGTLYYSHVQPLVYTVSILLPAAYLVGLFFTLKTHTHIYDIHISDCHMPGHHHSAVVHWSRWRALVILLLSTLCMSACADLATEHISPILTNSTISQYFIGVTVLAMVPELPEIVNGIQFALQNNLSLSIEIGNCIAVQVCMLQIPILVLFTIFYPTNFTLVFSDLHVYASMFSVVLMNYIFMDGKCDYFQGTVLVMVYFILLAVYFFAPSPSGC; encoded by the exons ATGGCCACCGACAGCGAGcccggccgccgccaccgccgctgctgcgcGCAGGACACGCCcg ATGCTCCCAAGGTCCCGGATTGCCGCGGTGACAGCGACGGTCCCCGCCGGGGCTCCCTCTGCGAGCGGCACTGCGCTGCCATCAACAACGCGCAGGGCGACCTGGGGGAGCTAGGCTGCCACCTGCACCGGCCCCGCGGCCCCCCAG CCACGTCCACCCcgtcctgctgccagcagcactcgGAGGAGGTGTGCGAGAGCTGCCTGGTGAAAACCACCCTGACGGCCGAGAACGCTGTGGAGGCCAACAAGCTCTCCAACAACTACAAG tttgGCTTCAAGAAATGGAAGAGCCACGTGACGGCACGGCCCTGGGAGGACCGGTCAGAGATTGTCAAGGAGCTCTACTCTGACCTCAACATCGTCAGAGGCCCTGCAg GGTCCACGCTGACGTGTGGGAATGTCCTTTACCTGCTGCTCTTTGGCTGGTGGCTCTCGCTCCTCTACGTCCTCGTGGCTACCATGATGTTCATCACTGTCATGGGGGCTCCTTATG GGAGGCTCTGCTGGGACCTGGCCGGGTATTTCCTCTGGCCCTTTGGCAAAGTGATCCAGAAGGTGGAG gtgcccaaatcccagcaggcgTGCGAGGCCGGCGTGGGGGAGAGCTCAGCCCTGCTCGGGGGTCCCACGGCGCCGCGCTGGAGCCCACGGTGCCGGCTGGGCACCGAATCCTGG CACCGTGCCAGCGCTgcgctgtggctgtgcctggggtACCCGCTGCTGGCCCTGGCCCACGGGCTCGTGTGTGTCACCGCCTGGCTCCTCATCGTCCTCATCCCCGTGGCCAAGCTGAGCGCCCGTGCCGCCTCCCGCGTGCTGCCGCTGCCCCCGGAGCGCGTGCTCATCCGGGGCCTGAGGATG aCAGAGGTGCCTCTGGAGGGAGAGGTCATTCTCTGCTGTTACCGCGCTGCCAACCCCTACTACTACAAATACGCCGTGGATGGCATCAACGTCTTTGCTGTCA AcctgctgcccctggtgctggtgACGCTGGTGCTGGGCTACGTGGACAGCCCCAACCACCTGACGGGCTCCGCCGTGAAGTTCACCCTGGCCCTGCTCTCCATCATGCCCCTCTCCTACTACATCGGCATGGCCATCGCCAG CATCTCGGCCCAGAGCAACTTCGCGGTGGGGGCGGTGGTGAACGCCACGTTCGGCTCCATCACCGAGCTCACCTTCTACATCACCGCCCTCATCAAGGGCTCGCGCGAGGGCAACCGCTGCTACGCCGAGGTGGTCAAGTCAGCGCTGACAGGGACCCTGGTGGGCTGTGTCCTCTTTGTGCCG GGTCTGTGCATGGTGATCGGGGGCATCCGGCACCAGGAGCAGCGGTTCAACAGCCGCTCTGCGGGCGTCAGCTCGGCCCTGCTCTTCCTCTCCGTGGGAG gtgtcTTTGCCCCAACGCTCTTCTCCAAGGTCTATGGGAAGCTGGTCTGTGGCGAGTGCCACAACGTCACCCAGAACCCGCTGGGCCACTACCTCTGCCACAACTGTCACTTTGACCTG ATGGACAACAACGGCACCCTCTACTACAGCCACGTCCA ACCCCTGGTGTACACGGTgtccatcctgctccctgctgcctaCCTCGTCGGGCTCTTCTTCACCCTCAAAACCCACACGCACATCTACGACATCCACATCAGCGACTGCCACA TGCCTGGCCACCACCACAGTGCCGTGGTGCACTGGTCCCGCTGGCGGGCCCTGGTCATCCTCCTGCTCTCCACCCTCTGCATGTCGGCCTGTGCTGACCTGGCCACGGAGCACATCAGCCCCATCCTCACCAACTCCACCATCTCACAG TACTTCATCGGTGTCACCGTGCTGGCAATGGTGCCTGAGCTGCCAGAGATTGTCAATGGCATCCAGTTTGCCCTGCAGAATAATCTGAGCTTGAG caTCGAGATTGGGAACTGCATTGCGGTGCAGGTCTGCATGCTCCAGATCCCCATCCTGGTGCTCTTCACCATCTTCTAC ccgaCCAACTTCACGCTCGTCTTCAGCGACCTCCACGTCTATGCCAGCATGTTCAGCGTGGTGCTCATGAACTACATCTTCATGGATGGCAAATGTGACTATTTCCAAG GCACGGTGCTGGTGATGGTTTACTTCATCCTGCTGGCCGTGTATTTCTTCGCCCCGTCGCCCAGCGGCTGCTGA
- the TMEM209 gene encoding transmembrane protein 209 isoform X1, with amino-acid sequence MTPNRSPDTSLIDLAVKMRKQAETRKVVLAWGLLNISVAGMIYTEMTGKLLSTYYNITCFPLWYIEFALAALFSLNALFDFWRYFTYTAAPGSLGTSPSQPVVGWLRRAAVPVAPPREAGPKRVLSLPPSPPLQGQCVLSYSPSRSPSASPKFSAGCLSGFSPQLQPLPGASPSHSSPGAFSPGGSYTKVSSFSHSPNGSPYSVSVGPVDGAGIRSHYRFSPILYNNSTYKDDCITDVKSLDTFLRNEEEKQHRVQLGSSDSSSPSSSPTFWNYSRSMADHAQILRKFQYQLACRSQAPSAHKDEADLTSKQAAEEVWARVTMNRQLLEHMDSWTAKFRNWINDTILVPLVEEMESVSTQLRRMGCPELQIGEASISSLKQAALVKAPLIPTLNALVQYLDLSPNQEYLVERIRELSQGGCMSSFRWNGGGDFKGRKWDTDLPTDSAILMHVFCTYLDSRLPPHPKYPDGKTFTSQHFIQTPDKPDTSNENVFCIYQSSINPPHYELIYECHVYSLPKGRNNMFHTLLMFLYIIKTKESGMLGRVNLGLSGVNVLWIFGE; translated from the exons ATGACACCGAACAGGAGTCCAGACACGTCCCTCATCGACCTGGCTGTGAAGATGAGGAAACAGGCTGAGACCAGGAAGGTGGTGCTGGCCTGGGGGCTCCTCAATATATCTGTAGCAGGCATGATCTACACTGAAAT GACTGGGAAGCTCCTAAGCACATACTACAACATCACCTGCTTTCCCCTCTGGTACATTG AATTCGCCCTGGCAGCCCTGTTCAGCCTCAATGCCCTGTTTGACTTCTGGAGGTACTTCACCtacacagcagcaccaggcagcttGGGGACGAGTCCCAGCCAGCCCGTCGTGGGCTGGCTGCGCAGGGCAG CCGTGCCGGTCGCTCCTCCCCGGGAGGCGGGCCCCAAGCGGGTGCTGTCGCTGCCGCCGTCGCCGCCCCTGCAGGGCCAGTGCGTGCTCAGCTACAGCCCCTCGCGCTCGCCCAGCGCCAGCCCCAAGTTCTCCGCGGGCTGCCTGAGCGGGTTcagcccccagctgcagcccctgcccggggccAGCCCCTCCCACAGCAGCCCGGGCGCCTTCTCACCCGGCGGCAGCTACACCAAG GTTTCCAGCTTCAGCCACTCTCCCAACGGATCTCCCTATTCCGTGAGTGTGGGGCCTGTGGACGGCGCTGGGATCAGGTCTCACTACCGGTTCTCTCCCATCCTGTACAACAATTCCACCTACAAAGATGACTGCATCACAGATGTCAAATCCCTGGACACCTTCCTGAGGAACGAGGAGGAGAAACAGCACCGAGTTCAGCTGG GGAGCTCAGATTCCAGCTCTCCCTCCAGCAGCCCAACGTTTTGGAATTACAGCCGTTCCATGGCAGACCATGCACAGATCCTGAGGAAGTTCCAGTATCAGCTGGCCTGCAGGTCCCAGGCTCCCTCTGCACACAAGGATGAAGCTGATCTCACCTCCAAACAGGCTGCAGAGGAG GTTTGGGCTCGGGTGACAATGAAccggcagctcctggagcacatgGATTCCTGGACAGCGAAATTCAGGAAT TGGATcaatgacaccatcctggtgccCCTGGTGGAAGAGATGGAATCTGTGAGCACCCAGCTGAGGAGGATGGGCTGTCCAGAGCTGCAGATTGGAG AGGCCAGCATCAGCAGCCTGAAGCAGGCAGCCCTGGTGAAGGCTCCGCTCATCCCCACCCTCAACGCTCTGGTGCAGTACCTGGATCTGAGCCCAAACCAGGAGTACTTGGTGGAAAGGATCAgag AGCTCTCCCAGGGAGGGTGCATGAGCTCCTTCCGCTGGAACGGAGGCGGGGATTTCAAGGGCCGCAAATGGGACACGGACCTTCCCACCGACTCAGCG ATCCTGATGCACGTGTTCTGCACCTACCTGGACTCCAGGCTGCCCCCTCACCCCAAGTACCCCGATGGCAAAACCTTCACTTCCCAGCACTTCATCCAGACTCCAGACAAGCCAG ACACTTCAAACGAAAACGTGTTCTGCATCTACCAGAGCAGCATCAACCCTCCCCACTACGAGCTGATCTACGAGTGCCACGTCTACAGCCTGCCCAAG GGCAGGAACAACATGTTCCACACCTTGCTGATGTTCCTGTACATCATAAAGACAAAGGAATCTGGGATGCTGGG GCGTGTCAATCTGGGATTGTCAGGAGTCAATGTCCTGTGGATCTTTGGGGAATAA
- the TMEM209 gene encoding transmembrane protein 209 isoform X2 — protein sequence MTPNRSPDTSLIDLAVKMRKQAETRKVVLAWGLLNISVAGMIYTEMTGKLLSTYYNITCFPLWYIEFALAALFSLNALFDFWRYFTYTAAPGSLGTSPSQPVVGWLRRAAVPVAPPREAGPKRVLSLPPSPPLQGQCVLSYSPSRSPSASPKFSAGCLSGFSPQLQPLPGASPSHSSPGAFSPGGSYTKVSSFSHSPNGSPYSVSVGPVDGAGIRSHYRFSPILYNNSTYKDDCITDVKSLDTFLRNEEEKQHRVQLGSSDSSSPSSSPTFWNYSRSMADHAQILRKFQYQLACRSQAPSAHKDEADLTSKQAAEEVWARVTMNRQLLEHMDSWTAKFRNWINDTILVPLVEEMESVSTQLRRMGCPELQIGELSQGGCMSSFRWNGGGDFKGRKWDTDLPTDSAILMHVFCTYLDSRLPPHPKYPDGKTFTSQHFIQTPDKPDTSNENVFCIYQSSINPPHYELIYECHVYSLPKGRNNMFHTLLMFLYIIKTKESGMLGRVNLGLSGVNVLWIFGE from the exons ATGACACCGAACAGGAGTCCAGACACGTCCCTCATCGACCTGGCTGTGAAGATGAGGAAACAGGCTGAGACCAGGAAGGTGGTGCTGGCCTGGGGGCTCCTCAATATATCTGTAGCAGGCATGATCTACACTGAAAT GACTGGGAAGCTCCTAAGCACATACTACAACATCACCTGCTTTCCCCTCTGGTACATTG AATTCGCCCTGGCAGCCCTGTTCAGCCTCAATGCCCTGTTTGACTTCTGGAGGTACTTCACCtacacagcagcaccaggcagcttGGGGACGAGTCCCAGCCAGCCCGTCGTGGGCTGGCTGCGCAGGGCAG CCGTGCCGGTCGCTCCTCCCCGGGAGGCGGGCCCCAAGCGGGTGCTGTCGCTGCCGCCGTCGCCGCCCCTGCAGGGCCAGTGCGTGCTCAGCTACAGCCCCTCGCGCTCGCCCAGCGCCAGCCCCAAGTTCTCCGCGGGCTGCCTGAGCGGGTTcagcccccagctgcagcccctgcccggggccAGCCCCTCCCACAGCAGCCCGGGCGCCTTCTCACCCGGCGGCAGCTACACCAAG GTTTCCAGCTTCAGCCACTCTCCCAACGGATCTCCCTATTCCGTGAGTGTGGGGCCTGTGGACGGCGCTGGGATCAGGTCTCACTACCGGTTCTCTCCCATCCTGTACAACAATTCCACCTACAAAGATGACTGCATCACAGATGTCAAATCCCTGGACACCTTCCTGAGGAACGAGGAGGAGAAACAGCACCGAGTTCAGCTGG GGAGCTCAGATTCCAGCTCTCCCTCCAGCAGCCCAACGTTTTGGAATTACAGCCGTTCCATGGCAGACCATGCACAGATCCTGAGGAAGTTCCAGTATCAGCTGGCCTGCAGGTCCCAGGCTCCCTCTGCACACAAGGATGAAGCTGATCTCACCTCCAAACAGGCTGCAGAGGAG GTTTGGGCTCGGGTGACAATGAAccggcagctcctggagcacatgGATTCCTGGACAGCGAAATTCAGGAAT TGGATcaatgacaccatcctggtgccCCTGGTGGAAGAGATGGAATCTGTGAGCACCCAGCTGAGGAGGATGGGCTGTCCAGAGCTGCAGATTGGAG AGCTCTCCCAGGGAGGGTGCATGAGCTCCTTCCGCTGGAACGGAGGCGGGGATTTCAAGGGCCGCAAATGGGACACGGACCTTCCCACCGACTCAGCG ATCCTGATGCACGTGTTCTGCACCTACCTGGACTCCAGGCTGCCCCCTCACCCCAAGTACCCCGATGGCAAAACCTTCACTTCCCAGCACTTCATCCAGACTCCAGACAAGCCAG ACACTTCAAACGAAAACGTGTTCTGCATCTACCAGAGCAGCATCAACCCTCCCCACTACGAGCTGATCTACGAGTGCCACGTCTACAGCCTGCCCAAG GGCAGGAACAACATGTTCCACACCTTGCTGATGTTCCTGTACATCATAAAGACAAAGGAATCTGGGATGCTGGG GCGTGTCAATCTGGGATTGTCAGGAGTCAATGTCCTGTGGATCTTTGGGGAATAA
- the LOC134416981 gene encoding carboxypeptidase A2-like: MKLILIFSALIGASLCLETFVGHQVLRIKTKNEEEVKQLQLLESLEHLQLDFWINPSAPALPVDVRIPAASVQPVKAFLESQGIQYSILIEDLQDVLDKERQDMAESAQRQRSTSSFDFGAYHTLDDINAELDQLASEHSFVEKIQIGESYEKRPLYVLKFSTGGSNRPAIWLDAGIHSREWVTQASALWIANKIASDYGTDESITSLLDKMDLFLLPVANPDGFVYTHTSNRMWRKTRSKIPGSICVGVDPNRNWDAGFGGPGASNSPCSDSYHGPSANSEVEVKSVVDFIKSHGNFKAFLTLHSYSQLLMYPYGYKCTRPDDYAELESLGRAAANSIRSLYGTTFQVGPICTTIYQASGGSIDWAYDNGIKYSFAFELRDTGRYGFLLPANQIIPAAKETWLGLMKIMEHVKNKSS; this comes from the exons ATGAAGCTGATTTTGATCTTCAGTGCCCTCATCGGGGCTTCCCTGTGCCTGGAAACCTTCGTGGG GCACCAGGTTCTCCGGATCAAGACCAAAAATGAGGAGGAGGtcaagcagctgcagctcctggaatcgCTGGAACACCTGCAG CTGGATTTCTGGATCAACCCCtctgcccctgccctccctgtggaTGTGAGAATTCCTGCTGCCAGTGTCCAGCCAGTGAAAGCCTTCCTGGAATCCCAGGGCATTCAGTATTCCATCCTGATTGAAGACCTGCAG GATGTTCTGGataaagaaaggcaggacatggCCGAGAGCGCCCAAAGGCAGCGCAGCACCAGCAGCTTTGACTTTGGTGCTTACCACACTCTGGATGAT ATCAATGCAGAACTGGACCAACTTGCATCTGAGCACAGCTTTGTGGAGAAGATCCAGATCGGGGAATCCTACGAGAAGCGGCCTCTGTACGTCCTGAAG TTCAGCACCGGAGGCTCCAACCGCCCGGCCATCTGGCTCGACGCCGGCATCCATTCCCGCGAGTGGGTCACGCAGGCCAGCGCCCTCTGGATCGCCAACAAG ATTGCCTCTGACTATGGAACAGATGAGTCCATCACCTCCCTGCTGGACAAGATGGATCTTTTCCTGCTGCCAGTGGCCAACCCTGATGGATTTGTGTACACTCACACCTCG AACCGCATGTGGAGGAAAACCCGCTCCAAGATTCCCGGCAGCATCTGCGTCGGAGTCGACCCCAACaggaactgggatgcaggtttTGGAG GTCCTGGAGCCAGTAACAGCCCCTGCTCCGACTCCTACCACGGGCCCAGCGCCAACTCCGAGGTGGAGGTGAAATCTGTTGTTGACTTCATCAAGAGTCATGGAAACTTCAAGGCCTTCCTGACCCTCCACAGTTACTCCCAGCTCCTGATGTACCCCTATGGATACAAATGCACCAGGCCAGATGACTATGCTGAGCTG GAATCTCTGGGAAGAGCTGCCGCCAATTCCATCCGCTCCCTCTATGGCACCACCTTCCAAGTGGGCCCCATCTGCACCACCATCT ACCAAGCCAGTGGGGGCAGCATTGACTGGGCCTACGACAATGGGATCAAATATTCCTTTGCCTTCGAGCTGAGGGACACGGGGCGTTACGGGTTCCTGCTGCCCGCCAACCAGATCATCCCTGCTGCCAAGGAGACCTGGCTGGGCCTGATGAAAATCATGGAGCACGTGAAGAACAAGTCCTcctga